In Massilistercora timonensis, the following are encoded in one genomic region:
- a CDS encoding amylo-alpha-1,6-glucosidase — translation MKWIYGKQDWKTLERGMENCWLLTDGLGGYSSLTVTGAAARGDHALFMACVRSPGQQVNMVHRLRETLERGEQKWLLSTQEFADGSAEEGFRNLVEFSYEDTARWRYVAAGVEVEKEAAMKPGSPVLAIRYRITNRTREICCLTVTPFYQLVPRGSDLEKGQDLYWRKTKVKSRGWSLFFKTNGSFREIPEIRERYYYRYDIRDGRRSTGQAAAGHQIFIETEPGAVRELEILYSLKTIESSAAEVIWQQKRYRKELARKAGFAHPLADFLARSADQFVAVRDLPGSRTILAGFPCFGDWGRDTMIALPGLCLATRQYERAREILRTFASYEKDGLMPNYFLKETQEPVYDTADAALLFINCVWQYWQDTGDERFVCQMYPVMERIIQGYCRGTRYAIHMDEDGLICAGEGEEQVTWMNMQAGEILPTPRQGKPVEINAYWYNALRCMEAMAVPAGKDGSSYGRLALQVRRSFAEKFWMEEKHCLKDLLSGSGADEQIRCNQIWAVSMPFTMLDPEQERQIVDVVFEKLYTPYGLRTLEEEDPQFHPVYSGVVSERDLAYHQGTVWVFPLGAYYLAYLKVHGEDRKAKETVRNQLEVLESALREGCCGQLPEIYDGGNPISSKGCFAKAWSVGELLRVFEKL, via the coding sequence ATGAAATGGATCTATGGGAAACAGGATTGGAAAACTCTGGAGCGGGGAATGGAGAATTGCTGGCTTCTTACTGACGGCCTGGGCGGTTATTCTTCTCTTACCGTGACCGGAGCCGCAGCCCGCGGCGATCACGCTCTTTTTATGGCCTGTGTGAGATCTCCGGGCCAGCAGGTCAATATGGTGCACAGACTGCGGGAAACACTGGAGAGGGGAGAGCAGAAATGGCTGCTTTCTACACAGGAGTTTGCAGATGGGAGCGCGGAGGAAGGTTTTCGGAATCTGGTGGAATTTTCCTATGAGGATACGGCCAGATGGCGGTATGTGGCGGCAGGGGTTGAAGTGGAGAAGGAGGCGGCTATGAAGCCGGGAAGTCCGGTGCTGGCGATCAGGTACCGGATCACCAACCGGACCAGGGAGATTTGTTGTCTGACAGTGACTCCCTTCTATCAGCTTGTCCCCAGGGGCAGTGACCTTGAGAAAGGACAGGATCTGTACTGGAGAAAAACAAAGGTTAAAAGCAGGGGGTGGAGCCTGTTCTTTAAGACAAACGGTTCGTTCAGGGAGATACCGGAGATCCGGGAACGGTATTACTACCGATACGATATTCGTGATGGAAGGAGGAGTACCGGACAGGCGGCCGCCGGCCATCAGATTTTTATAGAGACAGAGCCGGGCGCTGTCCGGGAACTGGAGATCCTCTACAGCCTGAAGACGATAGAGAGCAGCGCGGCAGAAGTGATCTGGCAGCAGAAAAGGTATCGGAAGGAACTTGCCCGGAAAGCGGGGTTTGCCCACCCCCTGGCAGATTTCCTGGCAAGAAGCGCAGATCAGTTTGTGGCGGTGCGGGATCTGCCCGGCAGCAGGACGATCCTGGCAGGTTTTCCCTGTTTTGGCGACTGGGGCAGGGATACGATGATCGCGCTTCCCGGACTCTGCCTTGCTACCAGACAGTATGAGAGGGCGCGGGAGATCCTCCGGACCTTTGCGTCTTATGAGAAGGACGGGCTTATGCCCAATTATTTTCTGAAAGAAACCCAGGAGCCGGTGTATGATACGGCGGATGCGGCGCTGCTTTTCATCAATTGCGTCTGGCAGTACTGGCAGGATACCGGGGACGAAAGATTTGTGTGTCAGATGTATCCTGTGATGGAGCGGATCATTCAAGGGTATTGCAGGGGAACGCGCTATGCCATCCATATGGACGAGGATGGGCTGATCTGTGCCGGAGAAGGGGAAGAACAGGTGACCTGGATGAATATGCAGGCAGGAGAAATCCTGCCTACGCCCCGGCAGGGAAAACCGGTAGAGATCAATGCTTATTGGTACAATGCGCTGAGATGTATGGAGGCAATGGCGGTGCCGGCGGGAAAGGATGGAAGCAGTTATGGGAGGCTGGCGCTTCAAGTCCGGCGGTCTTTCGCAGAAAAGTTCTGGATGGAGGAAAAGCATTGCCTGAAGGACCTGCTCTCCGGGTCGGGGGCAGATGAACAGATCCGCTGTAATCAGATCTGGGCTGTTTCTATGCCCTTTACCATGCTGGACCCGGAACAGGAACGGCAGATCGTGGACGTGGTGTTTGAGAAACTCTATACGCCTTACGGACTTCGGACACTGGAAGAAGAAGATCCACAGTTTCATCCGGTTTACAGCGGAGTGGTATCAGAGCGGGATCTGGCCTACCACCAGGGAACGGTGTGGGTCTTCCCGCTGGGGGCTTATTATCTGGCTTATCTGAAGGTGCACGGAGAGGACCGTAAAGCAAAAGAAACGGTAAGAAATCAGCTGGAAGTGCTGGAGAGCGCTCTGCGGGAGGGGTGCTGCGGACAACTGCCGGAAATCTACGACGGGGGGAACCCCATCTCCTCCAAAGGATGTTTTGCCAAGGCATGGAGCGTGGGAGAACTACTGCGGGTATTTGAAAAACTCTGA
- a CDS encoding MATE family efflux transporter, producing the protein MSRAMSQEQKFEMMTEAPIPGLIGRLAAPTIISMLITSFYNMADTFFVGKIGTSATAAVGVVFPVMAIIQALGFFCGHGSGNSISRHLGSKDVQSARELASTGFFLAFALGILLMVLGLIFLDPLSHLLGSTETIFPYTRDYLRFILLGAPYMTAQLVLNNQLRFQGNAFYAMIGITSGGVLNVILDPIFIFVFDLGISGAAIATILSQFVSFCLLLVGLRVSKCIPIHLRNVRLTALRLREIMGGGLPSLFRQGLGSIATTTLNIAANPYGDAAIAAMSVVSRIMMFANSALIGFGQGFQPVCGFNYGADKYDRVKEAFWFCVKVSTAVLLGLAVLGGFLSGHLIWIFRNDPDVIQIGTTALRFQCVTFALNGWIIMNNMMIQTMGKTVPATILAASRQGLFFIPALLILPQFLGLTGIQCAQAVSDVFTFALTTLLNRKVMRSLNNR; encoded by the coding sequence TTGTCCAGGGCAATGTCTCAGGAGCAGAAATTCGAAATGATGACGGAGGCGCCCATCCCCGGTCTTATCGGCCGGCTCGCCGCCCCCACCATCATCAGCATGCTCATCACATCATTCTACAACATGGCCGACACTTTCTTCGTCGGCAAGATCGGAACCAGCGCCACCGCCGCGGTGGGCGTGGTATTCCCTGTGATGGCCATCATCCAGGCCCTGGGATTTTTCTGCGGCCACGGCTCCGGCAACTCCATCTCCCGGCACCTGGGCTCCAAGGACGTCCAGTCCGCCAGAGAGCTGGCTTCCACTGGATTCTTCCTGGCCTTCGCCCTGGGGATCCTTCTGATGGTCCTGGGCCTTATCTTCCTGGACCCTCTCTCCCATCTCCTGGGCTCAACCGAGACCATCTTCCCTTACACCAGGGATTATCTGCGCTTCATCCTTCTTGGGGCGCCCTATATGACCGCCCAGCTGGTGCTCAACAACCAGCTCCGTTTCCAGGGAAATGCCTTCTACGCTATGATCGGCATCACCTCCGGCGGCGTGCTCAACGTGATCCTGGACCCCATCTTTATCTTCGTCTTTGACCTGGGGATCTCCGGAGCCGCCATCGCCACCATCCTAAGTCAGTTCGTCAGCTTCTGCCTGCTGCTTGTGGGGCTTCGCGTCTCCAAATGTATTCCCATCCACCTTCGCAATGTGCGTCTTACCGCCCTGCGGCTTCGTGAGATCATGGGTGGAGGACTGCCCTCCCTCTTCCGGCAGGGACTGGGAAGCATTGCCACCACCACCTTGAATATCGCGGCCAACCCCTACGGAGATGCGGCTATCGCCGCCATGTCCGTGGTCAGCCGGATCATGATGTTCGCCAACTCCGCTCTCATCGGCTTCGGCCAGGGCTTCCAGCCGGTGTGCGGCTTCAACTACGGCGCCGATAAATACGATCGGGTAAAGGAAGCCTTCTGGTTCTGCGTGAAGGTCTCCACCGCCGTCCTTCTGGGCCTGGCTGTTCTTGGCGGCTTCCTCTCCGGCCATCTCATCTGGATCTTCCGCAACGACCCGGATGTGATCCAGATCGGCACCACCGCCTTACGCTTCCAGTGCGTCACCTTCGCCCTGAACGGATGGATCATCATGAACAACATGATGATCCAGACCATGGGCAAAACTGTTCCCGCCACCATCCTGGCGGCCTCCCGGCAGGGGCTGTTCTTCATCCCCGCCCTTCTCATCCTGCCGCAGTTCCTGGGGCTTACAGGTATCCAGTGTGCCCAGGCGGTATCCGACGTCTTCACCTTTGCCCTCACCACCCTCCTGAACCGGAAGGTGATGAGGTCCCTGAACAACCGATAA
- a CDS encoding M18 family aminopeptidase — protein MQAETTGRELLSFIANSPTAYHAVEEMRKELEDLGYERLPEQAEWKIKAGGKYYVIRNGSSLIAWRVPEGKAAGFHIVASHSDSPGLKVKENPEMEAEGDLVKLNVEKYGGMICSTWFDRPLGIAGRLLIHEDGRLVPRLVDLGEDVCLIPSLAIHMNREINEGVKYKVQKDMLPLYGTRKGAKSLLQRAAEAIGTRRERIAGYDLFVYNRTPGSIWGGEKEFLSSSRLDDLQCAFSSFQAFLSAGEGDRIPVHCVFDNEEVGSMTRQGADSTFLADVLERISEGLYNPPGRYRQMLASSFLVSADNAHGVHPNYSEKACPTNRPELNGGVVLKFSANQRYTTDGFTAAVFRQICDRAGVPCQVFANHSDMAGGSTLGNLSGTQVSVPTVDVGLAQLAMHSAYETGGSRDTGYLIRALREFYQSSLVEEADGSYVLI, from the coding sequence ATGCAGGCAGAGACGACAGGAAGAGAATTGCTTTCCTTTATCGCGAACAGCCCTACGGCTTATCATGCGGTGGAGGAAATGAGAAAGGAACTGGAAGATCTGGGATATGAGCGTCTCCCGGAGCAGGCGGAGTGGAAGATAAAAGCCGGAGGGAAATACTATGTGATCCGGAATGGTTCTTCCCTGATCGCCTGGAGGGTCCCGGAAGGAAAGGCGGCCGGGTTCCACATCGTGGCCAGCCACAGTGATTCCCCGGGGCTGAAGGTGAAGGAGAACCCGGAGATGGAAGCGGAAGGAGACCTGGTGAAGCTGAATGTGGAGAAGTACGGCGGGATGATCTGTTCCACCTGGTTCGACCGTCCTCTTGGGATCGCCGGCCGTCTTCTGATCCATGAGGATGGGCGGCTGGTACCCCGGCTTGTAGATCTGGGAGAGGACGTCTGCCTGATCCCCAGTCTTGCCATCCACATGAATCGGGAGATCAACGAAGGAGTAAAGTACAAGGTGCAAAAAGACATGCTTCCTCTGTATGGGACCCGGAAAGGGGCGAAAAGCCTGCTTCAGAGAGCGGCGGAAGCCATCGGCACTCGCAGGGAGCGGATCGCGGGATACGATCTCTTCGTCTATAACCGGACGCCGGGAAGTATCTGGGGCGGAGAGAAGGAGTTTCTCTCCAGCAGCAGGCTGGACGATCTCCAGTGCGCATTTTCTTCTTTCCAGGCGTTCTTAAGCGCCGGGGAAGGAGACAGGATCCCGGTTCACTGTGTGTTTGATAATGAAGAAGTGGGAAGTATGACCCGTCAGGGGGCAGATTCTACCTTCCTGGCAGATGTGCTGGAAAGGATCAGCGAAGGACTTTATAATCCGCCGGGCAGATACCGTCAGATGCTGGCGTCCAGCTTCCTGGTGTCCGCGGATAATGCCCATGGGGTACATCCCAACTACAGTGAGAAGGCCTGCCCTACCAACCGCCCGGAACTGAACGGCGGGGTGGTGCTGAAGTTCAGCGCCAATCAGCGGTACACAACCGATGGATTTACGGCGGCGGTGTTCCGGCAGATCTGTGACCGGGCGGGAGTGCCCTGCCAGGTGTTCGCCAATCACTCAGACATGGCGGGGGGATCTACCCTGGGAAATCTCTCAGGCACCCAGGTGTCTGTTCCTACGGTGGATGTGGGCCTGGCTCAGCTTGCCATGCATTCGGCTTACGAGACGGGGGGCAGCAGGGATACCGGGTATCTGATCCGGGCGTTGCGGGAGTTCTATCAGAGTTCCCTTGTGGAAGAGGCGGACGGAAGTTATGTCCTGATCTGA
- the ilvD gene encoding dihydroxy-acid dehydratase, translating to MSESYWNGAEAAHRRVMMKAAGYSDGDIRKKPHIGVPNSYMAGSPGTAHLRQIAEAVKEGIWAAGGVPVEFGIPATCGNIANGAEELKYEQVGRDIVAMSVEFVTRVHNFDGLAMIASCDNIIAGCYLAAMRLDLPAMIVTGGSMQPGQYCGKTVVEADLDSARFSGASEEELMEMEDNVCPSFGACPSMGTANTMQMLGEVLNLVLPGTSTIPASDNAKLRKAREAGKTIVEMTRAGRKPSELITREVLLNSIMFDLAVAGSTNAVLHILSFAYELGIPLSLEDFERYAKEIHCINAVVPSGPYTVVDFHYAGGVMNVMKMLESKLYTDVPDMYGTTWKEMLERVTPRENEVIHSLEKPLFHEPGLKILRGNLSPNGAIVRPTAVYEEVKYLKGKAKVFEGDRPAFEAIQSGEIVPGDIIVIRYEGCKGAPGMKELMLSIDALIGLGLHKSVGLISDARFSGFNYGAIVGHVSPEAYDGGTIALVENGDEIVIDIPGGELNLLVSEEELARRRENWVCPPLKEEKGCLNIYAKTCRPAEEGGAMQPWPLDARFHR from the coding sequence ATGAGTGAATCATACTGGAACGGCGCGGAAGCGGCCCACCGCCGGGTGATGATGAAGGCTGCGGGCTATTCCGACGGCGATATCCGAAAGAAACCTCACATCGGCGTGCCCAACTCCTACATGGCAGGCTCCCCGGGGACGGCCCATTTAAGACAGATCGCGGAGGCGGTGAAGGAAGGGATCTGGGCGGCCGGCGGGGTGCCGGTAGAGTTTGGGATCCCGGCCACTTGCGGCAACATCGCCAACGGGGCGGAGGAATTAAAGTACGAGCAGGTGGGGAGAGACATTGTGGCCATGTCGGTGGAATTTGTCACCCGGGTCCACAATTTCGACGGCCTGGCGATGATCGCGTCCTGCGACAATATCATTGCCGGCTGCTATCTGGCGGCCATGCGGCTTGACCTGCCTGCTATGATCGTCACCGGAGGCTCCATGCAGCCGGGGCAGTACTGCGGGAAGACGGTAGTGGAGGCGGATCTGGATTCAGCCCGGTTCTCCGGGGCTTCGGAAGAAGAGCTGATGGAGATGGAAGACAACGTGTGCCCGTCCTTCGGGGCGTGTCCTTCCATGGGGACTGCCAATACCATGCAGATGCTGGGGGAGGTGCTGAACCTGGTGCTGCCGGGGACTTCCACCATCCCGGCTTCTGACAACGCCAAGCTGCGCAAAGCCCGGGAGGCGGGGAAGACCATTGTGGAGATGACCAGGGCAGGACGGAAGCCCTCAGAGCTGATTACCAGAGAAGTGCTTCTGAATTCCATCATGTTCGACCTGGCGGTAGCAGGCTCCACCAATGCGGTGCTCCACATCCTGTCCTTTGCCTATGAGCTGGGGATTCCGCTCAGCCTGGAGGATTTCGAACGGTATGCCAAAGAGATCCACTGTATCAACGCAGTGGTGCCAAGCGGTCCCTATACGGTGGTGGATTTCCACTATGCAGGGGGCGTTATGAACGTGATGAAAATGCTGGAGAGCAAGCTTTACACGGATGTGCCGGATATGTACGGGACTACCTGGAAGGAAATGCTGGAGCGGGTAACGCCTCGGGAGAATGAGGTGATCCACTCCCTGGAGAAACCACTGTTCCATGAGCCGGGACTGAAGATCCTGCGGGGGAATCTGTCGCCCAACGGAGCCATTGTCCGGCCTACGGCAGTGTATGAGGAAGTGAAGTACCTGAAGGGGAAGGCCAAGGTCTTCGAGGGAGACCGTCCCGCCTTCGAGGCCATCCAGTCCGGCGAGATCGTGCCGGGAGATATTATCGTTATCCGGTATGAAGGGTGCAAGGGAGCGCCGGGTATGAAGGAACTGATGTTGAGTATCGACGCCCTGATCGGCCTGGGGCTTCACAAGAGCGTGGGACTGATCTCGGACGCACGGTTCTCCGGATTCAATTACGGGGCCATCGTGGGCCACGTGTCGCCGGAGGCTTATGACGGAGGAACGATCGCCCTGGTGGAAAACGGAGATGAGATCGTCATCGATATCCCGGGCGGGGAACTGAATCTTCTGGTGTCCGAGGAAGAACTGGCAAGACGGCGGGAAAACTGGGTATGCCCGCCTCTTAAGGAAGAGAAAGGCTGCCTCAACATTTACGCGAAGACCTGCCGGCCGGCGGAAGAAGGGGGAGCCATGCAGCCCTGGCCTTTGGACGCCCGGTTCCACCGGTAG
- a CDS encoding LacI family DNA-binding transcriptional regulator — protein MTTIQDIARRLGVTKGTVSKALNGAPDISETLQKQILETAVEMGYTRLRRQKGTAPKLCILAASQNMEYQKPHQFGYEVVLGFRQMAEPQGYQVDIIPVDEESQRQEPYDIFMLKNHYQGSFVIGFSLADPWMQEFETSRTPAVLYDNHVLANPSTAYVGVDNDEGMALAVSHLKELGHQKIGYLSTSPDSYIMQVRRKAFSRAMRQNGLCADSACTGPSSYISQCLDEHLPRFLEEGMTALICSHDLIAQAALVRCQEMGLRVPEDFSVIGFDDLPLCPYTSPPLTTLRQDRIQLGKSAYYALNSLMNGVSIGTLLLHTELIVRASTAPPGK, from the coding sequence ATGACCACGATCCAGGATATCGCACGCCGGCTTGGCGTCACAAAAGGCACTGTATCCAAAGCTCTCAACGGCGCCCCTGATATCAGCGAAACTTTACAGAAACAAATTCTGGAAACCGCGGTGGAAATGGGATATACCCGTCTGCGCAGGCAGAAAGGAACCGCGCCAAAGCTTTGCATCCTGGCCGCCAGCCAAAACATGGAGTACCAAAAGCCCCACCAGTTTGGCTACGAGGTGGTTCTGGGATTCCGGCAGATGGCGGAGCCCCAGGGCTACCAGGTAGACATCATTCCAGTGGATGAAGAATCTCAGCGGCAGGAGCCTTATGATATATTTATGCTGAAGAATCATTATCAAGGTTCCTTCGTGATAGGATTTTCCCTCGCCGACCCCTGGATGCAGGAATTCGAGACCAGCCGCACGCCAGCCGTTCTCTATGACAACCATGTATTGGCCAACCCTTCTACTGCTTATGTGGGCGTGGACAACGACGAGGGAATGGCTCTTGCCGTCTCCCACTTAAAGGAGCTGGGGCACCAGAAGATCGGCTACCTGAGCACCTCCCCTGACTCTTATATCATGCAGGTCCGCCGCAAGGCATTTTCCCGGGCTATGCGCCAGAACGGGCTTTGCGCAGATTCCGCCTGCACAGGCCCCTCCTCTTATATCTCTCAGTGCCTGGACGAACATCTGCCCCGCTTTCTGGAAGAAGGCATGACCGCCCTGATCTGCAGTCATGACCTGATCGCCCAGGCTGCCCTGGTCCGCTGTCAGGAGATGGGCCTGCGGGTTCCGGAAGATTTCAGCGTCATCGGCTTTGACGATCTTCCCCTCTGCCCCTATACCAGCCCGCCCCTCACCACCCTTCGCCAGGACCGGATACAGCTGGGGAAAAGCGCCTACTATGCCCTAAATAGCCTGATGAACGGAGTGTCCATTGGCACACTTTTATTACACACAGAACTTATCGTACGGGCTTCCACCGCCCCTCCGGGAAAATAA
- a CDS encoding ornithine cyclodeaminase family protein, with product MLLLSREDIKKVFTIKDAIEADKKAFQLVVEGKCEAPLRTNIQAPKYEGCFLFMPAYVEEMDTASLKIINIFPHNIDQGIPSSPAQVLLIDGTTGLVTAVLDGTYVTQLRTGAASGAAFDVLAKKDCRIGALIGTGGQAPTQLEAMMAARKLEEVRVYDLNLERTKKFAARMQEELKDYGTRIVAAESSDAAIDDADLIITVTPSSKPVFDGTKVKAGATISCVGAYQHHMQEMDPAILPRASKIYFDSEDAVLSESGDILIPLEQGIITKDDFTGDLGQVIKGEIVGRENDEEIIVFETVGVATQDLVAAREIYDKAVAAGVGINWN from the coding sequence ATGCTGTTATTATCAAGAGAAGATATCAAGAAAGTATTTACCATCAAGGACGCCATTGAGGCGGACAAGAAAGCCTTTCAGCTGGTGGTGGAGGGAAAATGCGAAGCCCCTCTTCGGACCAACATCCAGGCGCCGAAGTATGAGGGATGTTTCCTGTTCATGCCCGCCTATGTGGAGGAGATGGACACGGCGTCTCTGAAGATCATCAACATCTTCCCCCACAACATTGACCAGGGGATCCCATCCTCTCCGGCTCAGGTGCTCCTCATCGACGGAACCACCGGACTGGTGACGGCAGTGCTGGACGGAACCTATGTGACCCAGCTTCGTACCGGCGCGGCTTCCGGCGCGGCCTTTGACGTGCTGGCCAAGAAGGACTGCCGGATCGGAGCCCTTATCGGGACCGGCGGACAGGCTCCTACCCAGCTGGAGGCCATGATGGCAGCCAGGAAGCTGGAGGAAGTAAGAGTCTATGACCTGAACCTGGAGCGGACCAAAAAGTTTGCCGCCCGGATGCAGGAGGAACTGAAAGACTACGGAACCCGGATCGTGGCAGCGGAGAGTTCCGATGCGGCCATTGACGACGCGGATCTTATCATCACTGTGACCCCGTCTTCCAAGCCGGTATTTGACGGAACAAAGGTAAAAGCAGGAGCGACCATCAGCTGTGTAGGCGCTTATCAGCACCATATGCAGGAGATGGATCCGGCCATCCTGCCAAGAGCCTCCAAGATCTACTTTGACTCTGAGGACGCGGTGCTCTCCGAGTCCGGCGATATCCTGATCCCGCTGGAGCAGGGGATCATCACCAAGGATGACTTCACCGGCGACCTGGGTCAGGTGATCAAAGGCGAAATAGTGGGAAGAGAGAATGACGAAGAGATCATTGTCTTTGAGACGGTAGGCGTGGCCACCCAGGATCTGGTGGCGGCCAGAGAGATCTACGACAAGGCGGTAGCCGCAGGCGTGGGGATCAACTGGAACTAG
- a CDS encoding Rpn family recombination-promoting nuclease/putative transposase — translation MVSIILNREIKQIRIIPQKVYFGADTDKHGIRLDVYAEEKADDLNTVYDIEPDKDGRDSLRLALPKRARFYHAKIDADSLASGEDYGELKNVIVIFICPYDPFQLNRMVYTIKSCCVEEPALVYEDGARTIFLYTKGIKGNPPAELQRLLQYLEDSREENAKDADLMAIHQMVQKVKHDREVSLEYMKIFERERLIREDGYASGKEAELVEIIRRKQQKGLSADDIAEWLELDKEYVEKVMKLKELS, via the coding sequence ATGGTATCCATTATCCTGAACCGGGAAATCAAACAGATCCGGATCATTCCCCAGAAAGTGTATTTTGGCGCAGACACAGACAAACACGGCATCCGCCTGGACGTTTATGCAGAAGAAAAAGCAGATGACCTAAATACGGTTTATGATATCGAACCGGACAAAGACGGAAGAGATTCTCTGCGTCTGGCATTGCCCAAACGGGCCCGCTTCTACCATGCAAAGATAGACGCAGACAGTCTGGCATCCGGGGAAGATTACGGGGAACTGAAAAATGTAATTGTGATCTTTATATGTCCCTATGATCCTTTTCAGTTAAACCGTATGGTCTACACGATCAAAAGCTGCTGCGTGGAGGAACCGGCTCTTGTCTATGAAGACGGAGCCAGAACCATATTTCTATATACGAAGGGAATAAAAGGAAATCCGCCGGCGGAACTTCAACGGCTTTTGCAGTATCTGGAAGATTCCAGGGAAGAGAATGCAAAGGATGCGGATCTCATGGCCATCCATCAGATGGTCCAGAAAGTGAAGCATGACAGGGAGGTGTCACTGGAGTATATGAAAATATTTGAACGGGAGCGTCTGATACGTGAGGACGGTTATGCAAGTGGCAAAGAAGCAGAATTGGTAGAGATCATCCGCCGGAAACAGCAGAAGGGACTTTCTGCAGATGATATCGCGGAATGGCTGGAACTGGATAAGGAGTATGTTGAAAAAGTGATGAAACTCAAGGAGTTATCATGA
- the fliB gene encoding flagellin lysine-N-methylase: protein MLYTFPDYYKEFQCTADRCEDTCCAGWAIVIDDGTLKRYRQTGGSLGARLRREIRWKEKVFGRQEERCAFLDEENLCDIYKELGQKGLCRTCRLYPRHIEEFENVREVSLSVSCPEVAGILLGHREPVKFLESRREEEESWPEFDELTYSVLADGRDVMIRILQDRRLPIRTRAGLVLGLAHDMEGRLRRGEIFSCQELYRRYETEEAAAYTAARLADYERKKEKQFRDFGRELHSLYRLELLREDWEMLLRESEFFLCREGAKGYHEIQERFRKWREEHLPDWEIALEQILVYFIATYFCGAVYDGRVWGKARMAAVSAFLVGELWKARWLKNEETLDISDMTEILYRYSRELEHSDLNLERMERIMERRGIPWMEKGEER from the coding sequence ATGTTGTATACATTTCCGGATTATTATAAGGAATTCCAGTGCACTGCGGATCGGTGCGAGGATACCTGCTGCGCCGGGTGGGCCATTGTGATCGACGACGGGACGCTGAAGCGGTATCGGCAGACCGGCGGAAGCCTGGGGGCAAGGCTTCGGCGGGAGATCCGCTGGAAGGAGAAGGTGTTTGGGCGGCAGGAGGAGCGCTGCGCCTTCCTGGATGAAGAGAATCTGTGCGACATCTATAAAGAGCTGGGGCAAAAAGGGCTGTGCCGGACCTGCCGGCTCTATCCCCGTCACATCGAGGAGTTTGAAAATGTGCGGGAAGTGAGCCTGTCTGTCTCCTGTCCGGAGGTGGCCGGGATCCTGCTTGGCCACAGGGAGCCGGTAAAGTTTCTGGAGTCTCGCCGGGAAGAGGAGGAGAGCTGGCCGGAGTTTGATGAACTGACTTACTCGGTGCTGGCGGATGGCCGGGACGTGATGATCCGCATCCTGCAGGACCGCCGCCTGCCGATCCGGACCAGGGCGGGGCTTGTGCTGGGGCTGGCCCACGACATGGAAGGGCGGCTGCGCCGGGGAGAGATTTTCTCCTGCCAGGAGCTGTACCGCCGGTATGAGACAGAAGAAGCCGCTGCTTATACGGCAGCGCGGCTGGCGGACTATGAGAGGAAGAAGGAGAAGCAGTTCCGGGATTTTGGCCGGGAGCTTCATTCTCTGTATCGGCTGGAGCTTCTGCGGGAGGACTGGGAGATGCTGCTGCGGGAGAGCGAGTTCTTTCTGTGCCGGGAGGGCGCAAAAGGCTATCATGAGATCCAGGAGCGGTTCCGGAAGTGGCGGGAGGAACATCTGCCGGACTGGGAGATCGCCCTTGAGCAGATCCTGGTGTATTTTATCGCCACTTATTTCTGCGGGGCAGTCTATGACGGAAGAGTCTGGGGGAAGGCCCGCATGGCGGCGGTCAGCGCTTTCCTGGTTGGAGAGCTGTGGAAAGCCCGGTGGCTTAAGAATGAAGAGACCCTGGATATCAGCGATATGACAGAGATCCTCTACCGGTACTCCCGGGAATTGGAGCATTCTGACCTGAACCTGGAGCGGATGGAGCGGATCATGGAACGAAGGGGGATCCCCTGGATGGAAAAAGGAGAGGAGCGGTAA